A single window of Streptomyces sp. NBC_00464 DNA harbors:
- a CDS encoding glycoside hydrolase family 36 protein: MTPEVPTVSQQPVQVWRPNAPADATPATVVHRQLDTGLLHDAGTPLTVHLTGLGCDRLDTAVTRAGGGVALIEVTASDAATVRAEWRIPCVGATAYWTPDTNASRWLPPSWVAPRTVSLALGAPVASLVGADDRALCTAAAGETSAPVRVGAGVVEESGEFAFTVEQDLTADGPPLRLRLDLSGRHFAATLRAVTDWWAEGLKHPGIAPAARMPAYSTWYSLHQNVDAAVVERQAELAAAVGCESIIVDDGWQTTDRARGYGHCGDWEPNPAAFPDLAAHVAEVHRLGVAYLLWYAVPFIGRHNEAWDRFKGMILREEPHLDAAVLDPRHPDVRAYLIEKISRAVEEWGMDGLKLDFIDRFAAADPPPAPAGADRTDVHEGVRQLLADLGTRLRRTRPDVIVEHRQPYVSPGLWPNATMIRATDCPLSPAENRQRTVDCRLTAGPLAVHADMITWHPAETPESVAVHLVNALFSVPQISVDLDAQSPGQLAALRFWLGVFRRYADVLQLGDLEPARPELGYPLVRAGDHRTMVVARYAPLPVALPDRRAAGGPQTVLVANADGDPVVLLTAARPEQALARVQDCRGEILSETVLDLVAGANAVTVPTGGLLTLTREH, translated from the coding sequence GTGACCCCCGAAGTCCCCACGGTCTCGCAGCAGCCCGTCCAGGTCTGGCGCCCCAACGCGCCGGCAGACGCGACACCCGCCACCGTCGTCCACCGACAACTCGACACCGGGCTGCTCCACGACGCCGGCACCCCGCTCACCGTCCACCTCACCGGTCTGGGATGCGACCGGCTGGACACCGCAGTCACCCGGGCCGGCGGCGGCGTGGCCCTGATAGAGGTCACGGCATCGGACGCGGCCACGGTCCGCGCCGAATGGCGGATCCCCTGCGTCGGGGCCACCGCCTACTGGACGCCGGACACCAACGCCTCCCGCTGGCTGCCGCCGTCCTGGGTCGCCCCGCGGACCGTTTCGCTCGCCCTGGGCGCGCCCGTCGCCAGTCTGGTCGGCGCCGACGACCGCGCACTGTGCACCGCCGCCGCGGGCGAGACCTCCGCACCCGTGCGCGTCGGCGCCGGTGTGGTGGAGGAGAGCGGTGAGTTCGCCTTCACCGTGGAACAGGACCTCACCGCGGACGGGCCGCCGCTGCGGCTGCGGCTCGACCTCAGCGGCCGCCACTTCGCGGCCACGCTGCGGGCCGTCACCGATTGGTGGGCAGAGGGCCTGAAGCACCCCGGCATCGCGCCCGCCGCCCGGATGCCCGCCTACTCGACCTGGTACAGCCTCCACCAGAACGTCGACGCTGCCGTCGTTGAGCGCCAGGCCGAGCTGGCCGCGGCGGTCGGTTGCGAGAGCATCATCGTCGACGACGGCTGGCAGACCACCGACCGTGCCCGCGGCTACGGCCACTGCGGCGACTGGGAGCCCAACCCGGCGGCCTTCCCGGACCTCGCGGCTCATGTGGCCGAGGTCCACCGGCTCGGCGTCGCCTATCTCCTCTGGTACGCCGTGCCGTTCATCGGCCGGCACAACGAGGCCTGGGACCGCTTCAAGGGGATGATCCTTCGCGAGGAGCCCCACCTGGACGCGGCGGTGCTGGACCCCCGCCACCCCGATGTCCGCGCGTACCTGATCGAAAAGATCTCCCGCGCCGTCGAGGAGTGGGGCATGGATGGTCTGAAGCTGGACTTCATCGATCGCTTCGCTGCTGCCGACCCCCCGCCCGCCCCGGCCGGCGCCGACCGCACCGACGTCCACGAGGGCGTGCGCCAGCTCCTCGCCGACCTCGGTACCCGCCTGCGCCGCACCCGGCCGGACGTGATCGTCGAGCACCGCCAGCCGTACGTCAGCCCGGGGCTCTGGCCGAACGCCACCATGATCCGTGCCACCGACTGTCCCCTCAGCCCCGCCGAGAACCGCCAGCGCACCGTCGACTGCCGGCTCACCGCGGGCCCGCTCGCCGTCCACGCCGACATGATCACGTGGCACCCCGCCGAGACCCCCGAGTCCGTCGCGGTCCACCTGGTCAACGCCCTGTTCTCGGTGCCGCAGATCTCCGTGGACCTCGACGCCCAGAGCCCTGGCCAGCTCGCCGCCCTGCGCTTCTGGCTCGGTGTCTTCCGCCGGTACGCCGATGTCCTCCAGCTCGGCGACCTGGAACCCGCACGACCGGAACTCGGCTATCCGCTGGTCCGCGCAGGCGACCACCGGACCATGGTGGTCGCCCGCTACGCGCCGCTGCCCGTCGCGCTTCCGGACCGGCGCGCGGCCGGCGGCCCGCAGACCGTGCTCGTCGCCAACGCGGACGGGGACCCGGTCGTGCTCCTGACCGCTGCCCGACCGGAACAGGCCCTCGCCCGCGTCCAGGACTGCCGGGGTGAGATCCTGTCCGAGACCGTGCTCGACCTCGTTGCCGGGGCGAACGCGGTGACCGTGCCGACCGGTGGCCTGCTCACCCTGACCCGAGAGCACTGA
- a CDS encoding GOLPH3/VPS74 family protein, with product MTTGDELLLLAIVPGRQRIRIRSDSRLRYALRASELADLCLAGRIAVGRRRIEVLDTRPVEDRRLSNVLQGLGAATPPPGLKDWLRRTPRSLTLEYLSQLEDQKAVRVRRWRDSSGRTRNDILSLNMPRRQALLIRLDSVVRSGSARSTADRNLTLAVLAQAAGLAPAAYPGLRGITGRRRMAALAATHRLTPAAAGAVPAADVELAAALTTGADVLTRQLLGELSDLYADFTTGGHGLGHGLDSGGWSEGGAGGTGHHGDGHAGW from the coding sequence ATGACTACGGGGGATGAACTACTCCTGCTCGCGATAGTCCCGGGCAGGCAGCGCATACGCATACGAAGCGACAGTCGGCTTCGGTACGCCCTGCGGGCCTCGGAGTTGGCAGATCTGTGCCTGGCCGGACGGATCGCCGTCGGGCGCCGACGGATCGAGGTGTTGGACACCCGGCCTGTCGAAGACCGTCGCCTGAGCAATGTCCTGCAAGGTCTCGGCGCAGCTACTCCCCCGCCCGGCCTCAAGGACTGGCTGCGCCGGACACCGCGCTCCCTGACCCTCGAGTACCTCTCCCAACTGGAGGACCAGAAGGCGGTCCGTGTCCGTCGGTGGCGCGATTCCAGCGGCCGTACTCGCAACGACATTCTTTCCCTGAACATGCCACGCCGCCAGGCGCTACTGATCCGCCTCGACAGCGTGGTCCGCTCTGGCTCGGCAAGGTCCACCGCTGACCGCAACCTCACCCTCGCCGTGCTTGCCCAGGCCGCGGGCCTCGCCCCTGCCGCCTACCCTGGACTGCGCGGCATCACCGGCCGCCGCCGTATGGCCGCCCTCGCCGCAACGCACCGTCTCACCCCCGCAGCCGCCGGAGCGGTCCCGGCCGCCGACGTGGAGCTCGCTGCGGCACTGACCACCGGCGCCGACGTCCTCACCCGCCAACTCCTCGGCGAGCTCAGTGACCTCTACGCCGACTTCACTACCGGCGGCCACGGTCTTGGCCACGGATTGGACTCCGGCGGTTGGTCCGAGGGCGGCGCAGGCGGCACCGGCCACCACGGCGACGGGCACGCCGGCTGGTGA
- a CDS encoding LacI family DNA-binding transcriptional regulator, which produces MTIEDVAQAAGVSRQTVSNALNAPHRLRATTLARVTAAIDELGYQPDQSARSLRTGTRKVIGYPAPADNPADPNPLMGGFLQALVTAADAVGHRILVFRSDPRQGAEAVARSFSGLIAARQVDGFILSDVVHDDPRVDVLTEAGFPFAAFGRTAPGRPQNWVDINSTAATAALAGLLLEQGHRRICFLNSAASLPWLADRRAGFLQAAASAPDGAFEVSVPDDDPAALSHVVQRLLTGPDRPTALVCVSDWIALTAYEAVRAAGLAVGDDIAVTGFNDIPLCTLLQPALTSARLPLATIAHHLVDRLITAVENPAAVPTSGLLLDAEPVVRGSTPGR; this is translated from the coding sequence GTGACTATCGAGGACGTCGCGCAGGCGGCAGGAGTCTCCCGCCAGACCGTCTCGAATGCCCTCAACGCGCCCCACCGGCTGCGCGCCACCACTCTGGCCCGGGTCACCGCCGCCATCGACGAACTCGGTTACCAGCCCGACCAGTCCGCCCGCAGCCTGCGCACCGGCACCCGCAAGGTCATCGGCTACCCGGCGCCCGCCGACAACCCCGCCGACCCCAACCCCCTGATGGGCGGTTTCCTCCAGGCACTGGTGACCGCCGCCGACGCGGTCGGCCACCGCATCCTCGTGTTCCGCTCCGATCCCCGGCAGGGCGCCGAGGCGGTCGCCAGATCCTTCAGCGGCCTGATCGCGGCCCGCCAGGTCGACGGGTTCATCCTCTCCGACGTCGTCCACGACGACCCCCGGGTCGATGTGCTCACCGAGGCCGGCTTCCCCTTCGCCGCCTTCGGCCGTACGGCCCCCGGCCGCCCCCAGAACTGGGTGGACATCAACTCCACCGCCGCCACCGCCGCACTGGCCGGGCTCCTCCTCGAACAGGGCCACCGCCGGATCTGCTTCCTCAACTCCGCCGCGTCACTGCCCTGGCTCGCGGACCGCAGGGCCGGCTTCCTCCAGGCCGCGGCATCCGCCCCCGACGGAGCCTTCGAAGTCAGCGTCCCCGACGACGACCCGGCCGCGCTCTCTCACGTCGTCCAGCGTCTGCTCACCGGCCCCGACCGTCCGACCGCCCTGGTCTGCGTCAGCGACTGGATCGCCCTGACCGCCTACGAGGCCGTCCGAGCCGCCGGGCTCGCCGTCGGCGACGACATCGCCGTCACCGGCTTCAACGACATCCCGCTCTGCACGCTGCTCCAGCCCGCGCTCACCAGCGCGCGCCTTCCCCTGGCCACCATCGCCCACCACCTCGTCGACCGGCTGATCACGGCCGTCGAGAACCCTGCCGCCGTCCCGACGAGTGGTCTGCTGCTCGATGCGGAGCCGGTCGTGCGTGGCAGCACGCCGGGGCGGTAG